In a genomic window of Octopus sinensis linkage group LG16, ASM634580v1, whole genome shotgun sequence:
- the LOC115220504 gene encoding NADH dehydrogenase [ubiquinone] 1 alpha subcomplex subunit 12 isoform X1, with translation MISHASLSFTLCNKQTKKSTVCILLLILFSFSNPRTDDLKTGTLIGEDEFGNKYFQNKKYFFGRSRWVIYNKKFNVDYDGSMIPAAWHRWLHYIGDEPPTVSPPVSKPWMSPHLENPSGTCKEYVPYSTTRPKIESWQPPK, from the exons aTGATAAGCCATGCATCGCTTAGTT ttaCACTctgtaacaaacaaacaaaaaaaagtacagTCTGCATTTTATTGttaatcttattttctttttctaatcctAGAACTGATGATTTGAAAACTGGTACCTTAATTGGAGAAGATGAAtttggtaataaatattttcaaaacaagaAGTATTTCTTTG GACGAAGTCGCTGGGTAATTTATAACAAGAAATTCAATGTTGATTATGATGGGAGCATGATACCAGCTgcttg GCATCGTTGGTTACACTACATAGGGGATGAACCGCCCACCGTATCCCCTCCCGTCTCAAAGCCTTGGATGTCACCACACTTAGAAAACCCTTCAGGAACATGTAAAGAATACGTTCCATATTCAACAACAAGGCCAAAAATAGAGAGCTGGCAACCTCCAAAATAA
- the LOC115220504 gene encoding NADH dehydrogenase [ubiquinone] 1 alpha subcomplex subunit 12 isoform X2 translates to MAKYLEKFSTALRIIRENGGLKESYMVLYRTDDLKTGTLIGEDEFGNKYFQNKKYFFGRSRWVIYNKKFNVDYDGSMIPAAWHRWLHYIGDEPPTVSPPVSKPWMSPHLENPSGTCKEYVPYSTTRPKIESWQPPK, encoded by the exons ATGGCCAAGTATTTGGAGAAGTTTTCCACCGCTCTGCGTATTATCAGGGAAAACGGCGGTTTAAAGGAGTCCTATATGGTTCTTTATCg AACTGATGATTTGAAAACTGGTACCTTAATTGGAGAAGATGAAtttggtaataaatattttcaaaacaagaAGTATTTCTTTG GACGAAGTCGCTGGGTAATTTATAACAAGAAATTCAATGTTGATTATGATGGGAGCATGATACCAGCTgcttg GCATCGTTGGTTACACTACATAGGGGATGAACCGCCCACCGTATCCCCTCCCGTCTCAAAGCCTTGGATGTCACCACACTTAGAAAACCCTTCAGGAACATGTAAAGAATACGTTCCATATTCAACAACAAGGCCAAAAATAGAGAGCTGGCAACCTCCAAAATAA